One genomic region from Streptomyces sp. NBC_01431 encodes:
- a CDS encoding nucleotide disphospho-sugar-binding domain-containing protein, with protein sequence MRVLIISTPVDTHFLPMLPLIRALTGAGHQVLVAGQPDVTGPAGAAGLATATFGEAFHYAELRRGRRPEGLRPIEVLGRPPAQQIDGAAQMWRNHAPYFLYDYLELAHEWRPDLVVSEHMDYAGAVIAKVLGVPSVWHRWGVAPTSEFMLGQTRMWLGPLCERLGLDRVPAPDLVLDPAPPALAAPDAPPAIPIRPEPHTGDGTPWTYTAPPGHRVAVALGGYTLDLGGAPLLRRLLDALAEVGGVEAVVSAAPAHRAAIGTLPAGMTYTAERAPGLLFPGADLVVHHGGPGSTLGAAALGIPQLVLPQLGEAFVAGDRIAAAGAGLTLDSAELQNDGAGLVSAVRTLLEEPGHRAGAAHLREQIEAMPSAGEVAAELEQLTLRQEVTA encoded by the coding sequence ATGCGCGTACTGATCATCAGCACCCCCGTCGACACCCACTTCCTGCCCATGCTGCCCCTGATCCGGGCGCTCACCGGCGCGGGGCACCAGGTGCTGGTCGCCGGACAGCCCGACGTCACCGGGCCCGCCGGGGCCGCGGGCCTGGCGACCGCCACCTTCGGCGAGGCCTTCCACTACGCCGAGCTGCGCCGGGGCCGGCGCCCCGAGGGCCTGCGCCCCATCGAGGTGCTGGGCCGGCCGCCGGCCCAGCAGATCGACGGCGCCGCCCAGATGTGGCGCAACCACGCCCCGTACTTCCTGTACGACTACCTGGAACTCGCCCACGAGTGGCGACCCGACCTCGTGGTCTCCGAGCACATGGACTACGCGGGAGCCGTCATCGCCAAGGTGCTCGGCGTCCCGAGCGTCTGGCACCGCTGGGGCGTGGCCCCCACCAGTGAGTTCATGCTCGGCCAGACGCGGATGTGGCTCGGCCCGCTGTGCGAGCGGCTCGGCCTCGACCGCGTACCCGCGCCGGACCTGGTCCTGGATCCCGCGCCGCCCGCACTCGCCGCCCCCGACGCCCCGCCCGCCATCCCCATCCGCCCCGAGCCGCACACCGGGGACGGCACGCCCTGGACGTACACCGCGCCGCCCGGACACCGGGTCGCGGTGGCGCTCGGCGGGTACACCCTCGACCTCGGCGGCGCTCCGCTGCTGCGCCGGCTCCTCGACGCGCTGGCCGAGGTGGGCGGTGTGGAGGCGGTCGTCTCCGCGGCCCCCGCACACCGCGCCGCGATCGGCACGCTGCCCGCGGGCATGACGTACACCGCCGAGCGAGCACCCGGGCTGCTGTTTCCCGGCGCCGACCTCGTGGTGCACCACGGCGGGCCCGGCTCCACCCTGGGCGCGGCCGCGCTCGGCATCCCCCAGCTGGTGCTGCCCCAGCTCGGCGAGGCGTTCGTCGCCGGCGACCGGATCGCCGCCGCCGGCGCGGGGCTGACGCTGGACTCGGCCGAGTTGCAGAACGACGGGGCCGGGCTTGTCTCGGCCGTCCGCACCCTCCTGGAGGAGCCGGGCCACCGCGCGGGCGCCGCTCACCTCCGCGAGCAGATCGAGGCCATGCCGTCGGCGGGTGAAGTGGCGGCGGAACTAGAGCAGTTGACGCTGCGTCAGGAGGTCACGGCATGA
- a CDS encoding nucleotide disphospho-sugar-binding domain-containing protein codes for MRVLILSSPESTHFTCMVPLAWALRGAGHEVLVAGQPDIIPMARSAGLNTVTVGRQFFGRDLLSPPLPPNKRPIEVVGPLTPKMTMIGSRVWVLHTRYMAPKYLEVARQFKPDLVISEIFDWAACLIGGVHRIPVVSHRWGVDPMSHLMRATAEDLLQGMCERLGIEGGLPRPDLLLDPAPPQLLVAGAPAGAPIRHVPFNGTGPVPGWLRERGDKPRVCVTMGRQTISLGGLPMFRGIVQAFGDLPETDAVMTVQQEFVDELGTIPSNVTIIPPTPLNGFLDKTDAVVTHGGANTLLAVASFGVPQLIMPQLVDQFEGGDLLAAADAGLTLRTADAQNDPAQVAEAVRTLLADERIAKGATVLAETMAAMPSPAAVVRDLENLRCAY; via the coding sequence CACGAGGTCCTGGTCGCCGGACAGCCCGACATCATCCCGATGGCCCGTTCGGCGGGCCTCAACACGGTCACCGTGGGACGGCAGTTCTTCGGCAGGGACCTGCTCAGCCCGCCGCTGCCGCCGAACAAGCGGCCCATCGAGGTCGTCGGGCCGCTCACCCCGAAGATGACCATGATCGGCTCCCGGGTGTGGGTGCTGCACACCCGCTACATGGCGCCCAAGTACCTCGAAGTCGCCCGCCAGTTCAAGCCGGACCTGGTGATCTCGGAGATCTTCGACTGGGCCGCGTGCCTGATCGGCGGCGTGCACAGGATTCCGGTGGTCTCGCACCGCTGGGGCGTCGACCCGATGAGCCATCTGATGCGGGCCACCGCCGAGGACCTGCTCCAGGGCATGTGCGAGCGGCTCGGCATCGAGGGCGGTCTTCCCCGGCCCGATCTGCTGCTCGACCCGGCTCCGCCGCAGCTGCTCGTGGCGGGCGCGCCCGCCGGTGCGCCGATCCGCCACGTCCCGTTCAACGGCACCGGTCCGGTGCCCGGTTGGCTGCGCGAACGGGGCGACAAGCCGCGGGTCTGCGTGACCATGGGCCGCCAGACCATCTCGCTCGGCGGGCTCCCGATGTTCCGCGGCATCGTCCAGGCCTTCGGTGACCTGCCCGAGACCGACGCGGTGATGACCGTGCAACAGGAGTTCGTCGACGAGCTCGGCACCATCCCGTCCAACGTCACCATCATCCCGCCGACGCCGCTCAACGGCTTCCTCGACAAGACCGACGCGGTGGTCACCCACGGCGGCGCCAACACCCTGCTCGCCGTGGCGAGTTTCGGCGTCCCGCAGCTGATCATGCCGCAGCTGGTCGACCAGTTCGAGGGCGGCGACCTGCTGGCCGCCGCCGACGCCGGTCTGACCCTGCGCACGGCCGACGCCCAGAACGATCCGGCCCAGGTGGCCGAGGCCGTGCGCACCCTGCTCGCCGACGAGCGGATCGCGAAGGGCGCCACCGTCCTCGCCGAGACCATGGCCGCCATGCCCAGCCCCGCCGCCGTCGTCCGTGACCTGGAGAACCTCCGATGCGCGTACTGA